The Drosophila biarmipes strain raj3 chromosome 2L, RU_DBia_V1.1, whole genome shotgun sequence genome has a window encoding:
- the LOC108033791 gene encoding uncharacterized protein LOC108033791, protein MWTSLLVFVLLGLLNTSSLITSQDDGSYEHLATYLRPGEPHTQDGQTLLNMLYLHNQVQVYCQRPPSLTLWNVFQSSRLHLKIAAGADYSQYKGTSVWEVYEAHRQLDECYEGKPLGSSAEEPRIISLATHSHDCYGIYTNEPFVLTLEEIGCDMERFAQFTFALVLWVSSPHLADSLLGFYCSAAAVGAHLAGLVVVGFTLVSSGSEQSLELRTLKGIFKQVLQERPSTMTLALIGGAWLTQSACQRLCFLWERSILRRLHYRFLRTTSYCLILTASDHRAFGWVCVSLLIPWPELHWLISWLRSKCIRYLSDYRESSHQHNQLTEAQIVSRFLGGGVDHSAEEPFLSQDNGSFDTINMRCRQKEQEQEPRDAGNGHAFSCECRVSSHLNRPSTWNCQSKRLQLTPNRRRLVRTWSSSSQVPSSAPKSSVTTLYHNLRFSNSERSLRDQ, encoded by the coding sequence ATGTGGACCTCGCTGCTCGTTTTCGTGCTCCTCGGGCTGCTCAACACGTCGTCCTTGATCACCAGCCAGGACGACGGGTCCTACGAGCATCTGGCGACCTATCTGCGACCTGGTGAACCACACACCCAGGACGGACAGACGCTGCTCAACATGCTGTACCTGCACAACCAAGTGCAGGTCTACTGCCAACGACCCCCATCCCTGACCTTGTGGAACGTTTTTCAGAGCAGCCGCCTGCACTTGAAGATAGCCGCTGGCGCAGATTACAGCCAGTATAAGGGGACCTCCGTTTGGGAAGTCTACGAGGCGCATCGACAGCTGGATGAGTGCTACGAAGGTAAGCCCCTGGGATCTTCGGCGGAGGAACCCCGGATCATTTCACTGGCTACCCATTCCCACGACTGTTATGGCATCTACACCAACGAGCCGTTTGTCCTCACACTCGAGGAGATCGGCTGCGACATGGAGCGCTTCGCGCAGTTCACCTTTGCCCTCGTTTTGTGGGTGAGTTCTCCCCACCTGGCGGACTCACTGCTCGGTTTCTACTGCTCCGCGGCGGCAGTGGGTGCCCACCTGGCGGGTTTGGTCGTTGTTGGATTCACCCTTGTATCATCCGGCAGCGAGCAATCGCTGGAATTGAGAACGCTCAAGGGGATTTTCAAGCAGGTGCTGCAGGAACGACCCTCTACGATGACCTTGGCTTTGATAGGCGGCGCCTGGTTGACCCAATCCGCCTGCCAGCGGCTATGTTTTCTATGGGAGCGCTCTATCCTCCGACGTTTGCACTATCGCTTCCTGAGGACCACATCCTACTGCCTGATCCTGACCGCCTCCGATCACAGGGCCTTCGGTTGGGTCTGTGTTTCACTGCTCATTCCCTGGCCAGAACTTCATTGGCTGATTAGCTGGTTGAGATCCAAATGCATTCGTTACCTAAGCGATTATCGTGAATCGTCGCACCAGCATAACCAGTTGACTGAAGCGCAAATTGTATCCAGATTTTTAGGCGGTGGCGTTGATCATTCGGCTGAAGAACCCTTTCTATCCCAAGATAATGGCAGTTTCGACACAATCAACATGCGATGTCGCCagaaggagcaggagcaggagcccaGGGATGCGGGGAATGGACACGCCTTTAGTTGTGAGTGTCGAGTATCGAGCCATCTCAATCGACCCTCCACTTGGAACTGCCAGAGCAAGCGGCTTCAGTTGACCCCCAATAGAAGAAGGTTGGTCCGCACCTGGTCCTCAAGCAGCCAAGTACCGAGTTCAGCCCCCAAGAGTTCGGTGACCACCTTGTACCACAATCTCCGCTTCTCAAACTCCGAGCGCAGCCTCCGAGATCAATAG
- the LOC108034238 gene encoding septin-interacting protein 1: protein MSDNEYERFEITDYDLDNEFNINRPRGRQSRHQQIYGIWADDSEEESGGEGGGTRRGRSARKPKDYTMPVSFVAGGIQQAGKKKKKELKAKDDGGSGADQDEQSDESTASGRPAFGQSDPDSANSSAEEERPSLSRKPISAPFQHRSHISSERNVGAWEQHTRGIGAKLLLQMGYEPGKGLGKDLQGISQPVQAHVRKGRGAIGAYGPETAASIGGKPTKSIKVDEDVREAKEFKEQLNKWRKGGAAGAADPGERQGKRYYYKSVEEVIAKGHTSSHLLSEKLSKKLGNVPVIDMTGPEKRVLSGYHALGQAKITPEETLYDAEPTEKGVAPVCVFAMPELTHNLQLLVSQCEQQIIAIDNQERECSSQQAALESEHRKLEEIVQLERNHIRTLEESLERVERLSENPDLSLPQAEVIFRELLEDYAAEFQEFGLADLAAGVIAPLLKRELVQWQPLEKPTEPLQLIKKWRAMLQKGEPSEQQPRNVFDPYSSLIWAGVMPSFRASIAAWHSKEHSPMAALLDAWAPLLPSWVLDSVLEQLVLPRLVAGVQEWDPLTDTVPIDSWVLPWHGILGSKLEEAVYPQIRSKLGVALRAWSPQDRSARAMLTPWQKAFPEEEMQEFLQRHIVPKLQATLGEFVINPLHQDLELWHQVWEWHELIEPMYMAQLLDRHFFPRWMQVLVVWLNQSPDYAEISRWYTGWKSMFSEALLREPSVKEHLRRALEMMHRASDALLQPTVTPTPPPPVPPAPVMMMDHLIHPPAQLEFKELVSQQCADLGIIFAPLPGRREMGKQIYRVGKLFCFIDRHVCMVSDGSFSNWQPMSLNHLLERSQTGIL from the exons ATGTCGGACAACGAGTACGAGCGCTTTGAAATAACAGACTATGATCTGGACAATGAGTTCAACATCAACCGGCCCCGTGGACGCCAGAGCAGGCACCAACAGATCTACG GCATCTGGGCGGATGACAGCGAGGAGGAGAGCGGTGGTGAGGGCGGTGGAACGCGGAGGGGGCGGTCCGCCCGGAAGCCCAAGGATTACACCATGCCCGTCAGCTTCGTTGCCGGTGGCATTCAGCAGGCgggcaaaaagaagaaaaaggaACTAAAGGCTAAGGACGATGGAGGATCAGGGGCGGATCAGGACGAGCAGAGCGATGAGTCCACCGCCAGTGGTCGTCCGGCCTTCGGGCAGAGCGACCCGGACAGCGCCAACAGCTCCGCGGAGGAGGAGCGGCCCTCTCTGAGCCGCAAGCCAATCAGTGCCCCCTTCCAACACCGCTCCCACATCTCGAGTGAACGAAACGTGGGTGCCTGGGAACAGCATACGCGAGGCATTGGAGCTAAGCTCCTCCTCCAGATGGGCTATGAGCCCGGCAAGGGTCTGGGCAAAGACCTGCAGGGCATCTCGCAGCCGGTGCAGGCTCATGTCCGCAAAGGCAGAGGCGCCATCGGTGCATATGGACCCGAAACAGCTGCCAGCATTGGTGGAAAGCCCACGAAGAGCATCAAGGTGGATGAGGATGTGCGCGAAGCCAAGGAGTTCAAGGAGCAGCTGAACAAGTGGCGCAAGGGTGGAGCCGCTGGAGCCGCCGATCCTGGCGAGCGGCAGGGAAAGCGCTACTACTACAAGTCCGTAGAGGAGGTGATCGCCAAGGGCCACACGTCGAGCCACCTGCTTTCGGAGAAGCTCAGCAAGAAACTGGGCAACGTACCGGTAATTGACATGACGGGACCCGAGAAGCGAGTGCTGAGCGGATATCACGCTTTGGGCCAGGCCAAAATTACGCCGGAAGAGACGCTCTACGATGCAGAGCCGACCGAAAAGGGAGTCGCTCCCGTCTGCGTGTTTGCCATGCCCGAACTGACCCACAACTTGCAGCTCTTGGTGAGTCAGTGCGAGCAGCAGATCATCGCCATCGACAATCAGGAGCGAGAGTGCTCCAGCCAACAGGCAGCGCTGGAAAGTGAGCACAGAAAGCTGGAAGAGATCGTCCAACTGGAACGGAACCACATACGCACTCTGGAGGAATCGCTGGAACGGGTGGAGCGCCTGAGTGAGAATCCCGATTTGTCACTGCCTCAGGCGGAAGTGATCTTCCGGGAGCTTCTCGAAGACTACGCAGCCGAGTTCCAGGAGTTTGGGCTGGCGGATCTGGCAGCGGGCGTGATAGCTCCGCTTCTCAAGAGAGAACTAGTTCAGTGGCAGCCGCTGGAGAAGCCAACGGAGCCCTTGCAGCTGATTAAGAAGTGGCGCGCGATGCTGCAGAAAGGAGAGCCTTCAGAGCAGCAGCCTCGCAACGTCTTCGATCCGTACTCCTCGCTGATCTGGGCCGGGGTGATGCCGTCGTTCCGGGCCAGCATCGCCGCTTGGCACTCCAAGGAGCATTCGCCCATGGCTGCCCTCCTTGACGCCTGGGCCCCCTTGCTACCCAGCTGGGTTCTCGACTCCGTTCTGGAGCAGTTGGTATTGCCACGTCTGGTGGCCGGTGTCCAGGAGTGGGATCCCCTTACCGACACCGTGCCCATCGACAGTTGGGTGCTGCCGTGGCACGGAATACTGGGCAGCAAGTTGGAGGAAGCCGTCTACCCGCAAATCCGCAGCAAACTGGGCGTAGCTTTGCGCGCCTGGTCTCCACAAGATCGGTCCGCCCGGGCCATGCTCACGCCCTGGCAGAAGGCCTTCCCTGAGGAAGAAATGCAGGAGTTCCTGCAGCGGCACATTGTGCCGAAACTGCAGGCGACTCTGGGCGAGTTCGTTATCAATCCACTGCATCAGGACCTGGAGCTGTGGCACCAGGTGTGGGAGTGGCACGAGCTCATCGAACCCATGTACATGGCTCAGTTGCTGGACAGGCACTTCTTCCCGCGCTGGATGCAGGTGCTCGTGGTCTGGCTGAATCAGAGTCCCGACTATGCGGAGATATCGCGATGGTACACCGGCTGGAAGAGCATGTTTAGCGAGGCACTGCTCCGCGAGCCAAGCGTCAAGGAGCATCTGCGCCGAGCCCTGGAGATGATGCACAGGGCTAGCGACGCCCTGCTACAGCCCACGGTCACGCCCACGCCCCCGCCGCCAGTTCCTCCGGCCCCTGTGATGATGATGGACCACCTGATTCACCCGCCCGCCCAGCTAGAGTTCAAGGAACTCGTCTCGCAGCAGTGCGCCGACTTGGGCATCATCTTCGCTCCGCTTCCAGGGAGACGGGAGATGGGCAAGCAG ATCTATCGCGTGGGGAAGCTTTTCTGCTTCATCGATCGACACGTCTGCATGGTCAGCGATGGCAGCTTCAGCAACTGGCAACCGATGTCATTGAATCATCTTCTGGAACGCTCACAAACTGGAATCCTCTAA
- the LOC108033316 gene encoding beta-1,4-glucuronyltransferase 1 produces MVSSEQVIQSLQPHIEGYKSTMSAISFGNRRYIRLWPVLILLSIALLLVWRNLQQAHKIAKIGAHKSEVSLSNDSRRKSYLEYEKPPKITRRVESPRTKELRQLLKCRDRSLRFQRLQHGEYWLLQNLVIGRKSRLVGCAESVTYTTNGDYTFFDNLETVVTRWRAPVSFAIHTPGYDLSTTLDAIRYVRNCLPESELIQDWVTFHVYFSNRHIPEFVPFEEAEVLGQPLICSLANGSLAPPPYTLVPRNESYKVMANLTYPINVGRNIARQAVNTHFIFACDIELYPSLGFVDQFLDMVANNHSVLALDPKQPRRVYPLPVFEIETGVEIPANKAELLALYGNKQAQVFHMKLCSTCHMIPNQEAWLNQTSSQKDHQLHVFSKTLRKKKFGAWEPFYVSDNTEPLFDERVTWEGQSNKRIQNFAMCLLGYEYHVLDPAFLVHSPGIKEFSKKDSSRLQYAKEMTKFIKAKIEPEYRVLFGQNKGCRT; encoded by the exons ATGGTGTCTAGTGAGCAAGTAATTCAAAGCTTACAGCCCCATATCGAAGGTTATAAGTCAACAATGTCGGCCATCAGCTTCGGGAACCGGAGGTATATCCGTCTGTGGCCAGTCCTCATCCTTCTCAGTATAGCACTCCTGCTAGTTTGGAGGAACTTGCAGCAGGCTCATAAGATAGCGAAAATCGGTGCGCACAAATCCGAAGTATCTTTATCCAACGACTCGCGTAGGAAAAGTTATCTGGAGTATGAAAAGCCACCTAAGATTACCAGACGAGTGGAGTCTCCACGCACCAAGGAACTGCGGCAACTGCTCAAGTGCCGGGACAGATCTCTCCGTTTTCAGAGACTCCAGCACGGGGAGTACTGGTTGCTCCAGAACCTAGTGATTGGGCGAAAGAGCCGGCTAGTTGGCTGCGCCGAGTCAGTGACGTACACCACAAACGGGGACTATACGTTCTTCGATAATCTCGAAACAGTAGTCACACG TTGGCGTGCTCCTGTGAGCTTTGCCATTCATACGCCTGGATATGATCTGAGTACTACATTGGATGCGATTCGGTATGTGCGAAACTGTTTACCGGAGAGCGAGTTGATCCAGGACTGGGTCACCTTCCACGTGTACTTCTCCAACCGGCACATACCTGAATTCGTGCCCTTTGAAGAGGCCGAGGTCCTAGGTCAGCCCCTCATTTGCTCCCTGGCCAATGGATCCCTGGCTCCGCCGCCCTACACCCTAGTCCCCCGCAACGAAAGCTACAAGGTCATGGCCAACCTCACCTACCCCATCAACGTAGGCAGGAATATAGCCAGGCAGGCGGTCAACACCCACTTCATCTTCGCCTGCGACATCGAGCTTTATCCCAGTCTCGGCTTTGTAGATCAATTCCTGGACATGGTGGCCAATAATCACAGTGTCCTAGCCCTGGACCCCAAACAGCCGAGGAGGGTGTACCCCCTGCCAGTTTTCGAGATTGAGACTGGAGTCGAAATTCCTGCCAACAAGGCGGAGCTACTGGCCCTCTATGGGAACAAGCAGGCACAGGTGTTCCACATGAAACTCTGCTCCACCTGCCACATGATTCCAAACCAGGAAGCGTGGCTCAATCAAACCTCTAGTCAAAAAGATCACCAGCTTCATGTGTTCAGCAAGACTCTGCGGAAAAAAAAATTCGGAGCTTGGGAGCCGTTCTACGTAAGCGATAACACTGAACCGCTCTTCGACGAGAGAGTCACCTGGGAGGGACAGTCCAACAAGCGCATTCAG aattttgCCATGTGCCTGTTGGGCTACGAATACCACGTCTTGGATCCGGCATTTTTGGTGCACAGTCCCGGCATAAAGGAATTCAGCAAGAAGGATTCTTCTCGTCTTCAATACGCAAAGGAAATGACGAAGTTTATCAAAGCGAAAATCGAGCCCGAGTATCGAGTGTTGTTTGGACAAAACAAAGGCTGCAGGACGTGA
- the LOC108033319 gene encoding uncharacterized protein LOC108033319: MVLMESYFFCASVRLGVLCICTIAALKSIIIMWMIFSDGTSFLFSVINILEAHYKTSKIMRITTDWVEKYPRELMMFLQLYSLCHIIACILAAFGAYKLKKYHVIPLAIFEFIFTVQVVVFTIISLRIARHIVPLATLILITLCLTFYAMLVAYDTLTLIAFVQIMFLVRSERYQRLYGTDPLNPVTDGTLNKQILPVNPISQQPIIIYVMPKAGQKLWDVPQTKWWQDQKADSRAPQKPPQDVSSEFFQRQELLSNVLLRNAINEDYLHKERRVGI; this comes from the exons ATGGTTCTCATGGAGAGCTACTTCTTTTGCGCCTCCGTTCGACTTGGAGTCCTTTGCATCTGCACCATTGCCGCC TTAAAAAGCATTATCATCATGTGGATGATTTTCTCCGATGGCACCTCTTTCCTCTTCTCCGTGATCAACATATTGGAAGCCCACTATAAGACTAGCAAGATTATGAGGATTACGACTGACTGGGTGGAAAAAT ATCCAAGAGAGCTGATGATGTTTTTGCAACTTTACAGCTTATGTCATATTATAGCCTGCATTTTAGCGGCCTTTGGAGCATACAAG CTCAAGAAGTACCACGTTATACCTTTGGCTATCTTCGAGTTCATTTTCACAGTTCAAGTAGTGGTTTTTACAATTATATCCCTTCGGATCGCCAGACATATTGTTCCCTTGGCCACCCTAATCCTGATAACCCTTTGTCTGACCTTCTATGCAA TGCTCGTGGCCTACGATACCTTGACGTTAATTGCCTTCGTGCAAATTATGTTTCTGGTGCGGAGCGAACGATACCAACGACTTTATGGAACCGATCCCCTGAATCCAGTAACTGATGGAACccttaataaacaaatattaccAGTTAATCCAATCTCACAGCAACCCATAATTATTTATGTTATGCCCAAAGCAGGACAAAAACTGTGGGATGTTCCGCAAACAAAATGGTGGCAGGACCAAAAAGCTGATAGTCGTGCTCCACAAAAACCACCTCAGGATGTCTCTTCGGAATTTTTCCAGCGTCAGGAGCTCCTTTCAAACGTCTTGCTGCGAAATGCCATTAACGAAGACTATTTGCACAAAGAAAGAAGAGTTGGAATCTAG